In one window of Pseudoalteromonas espejiana DSM 9414 DNA:
- a CDS encoding NAD(P)-binding oxidoreductase, with the protein MSKTLIIGASGQIGKMATELLLKNEQSVVALVRDKSKLSDLDSSFLSIVEQDLEGDFSHAVNGCDQVIFAAGSGGSTGTDKTVLIDLWAATKAATYAKEHGVKHFIMVSSIGADDPDSIESDLKPYLVAKHMADEHLINSGLNYTIVRPGTLTDESASLKVTTERPTDRSNAKISRENVANALLHISTNAFNGNRIFELFDGETPIKAAVK; encoded by the coding sequence ATGAGTAAGACTTTAATTATTGGCGCAAGTGGTCAAATTGGTAAAATGGCTACCGAACTACTTTTAAAAAACGAGCAAAGCGTTGTTGCACTTGTCAGAGACAAAAGCAAACTAAGCGATTTAGATAGCTCTTTTTTAAGCATTGTTGAACAGGACTTAGAAGGTGACTTTTCACATGCGGTTAATGGCTGCGACCAAGTGATTTTTGCTGCGGGGTCAGGTGGTAGTACAGGCACAGACAAAACAGTACTTATTGATCTATGGGCTGCAACAAAAGCAGCAACATACGCCAAAGAGCACGGCGTTAAGCACTTTATTATGGTTAGTTCAATTGGCGCCGATGATCCCGATTCGATTGAAAGTGATTTAAAACCATACCTAGTTGCAAAACATATGGCAGATGAGCACCTCATAAATAGTGGGTTAAACTACACTATTGTTCGCCCGGGCACATTAACCGACGAAAGTGCTTCATTAAAAGTAACAACAGAGCGTCCAACCGACCGTTCAAATGCAAAAATTAGCCGTGAGAATGTAGCTAACGCACTATTACACATTTCCACTAACGCATTTAATGGTAATCGCATTTTTGAGCTATTTGATGGTGAAACCCCAATTAAAGCCGCTGTTAAATAA